A portion of the Sphingobacterium spiritivorum genome contains these proteins:
- the pyrH gene encoding UMP kinase: MKYKRILLKLSGEALMGEQNYGIDIHRVRQYANDIKEIHSMGMEIAIVIGGGNIYRGLSAEKSGMDRVQADYMGMLATVINSMALQDALEKVELKTRLLTAIKMEQICEPFIRRRAVRHLEKGRIVIFGAGTGNPYFTTDTAASLRAIEINADAVLKGTRVDGIYTADPEKDPSATRFDEISFTEVYERGLNVMDMTAFTLCQENNLPIIVFDMNKEGNLKKLANGEHVGTVVR, translated from the coding sequence ATGAAATATAAACGCATCCTACTCAAACTCAGCGGAGAAGCCTTAATGGGCGAACAAAATTACGGCATCGACATTCACCGTGTCAGACAATATGCCAATGACATCAAAGAAATCCATAGCATGGGCATGGAAATCGCAATCGTTATTGGAGGAGGTAATATCTACAGAGGATTAAGTGCTGAAAAATCTGGTATGGATCGTGTTCAGGCAGATTACATGGGGATGCTGGCAACAGTAATCAACAGTATGGCTCTTCAGGATGCACTTGAAAAAGTCGAATTAAAAACTCGCCTTCTTACGGCAATCAAGATGGAACAGATCTGTGAGCCTTTTATTCGCAGAAGAGCAGTAAGACACCTGGAAAAGGGAAGAATTGTCATCTTCGGAGCCGGTACCGGAAATCCATATTTCACAACAGATACAGCAGCTTCATTAAGAGCTATCGAGATCAATGCAGATGCAGTATTAAAAGGTACACGCGTAGATGGTATATACACTGCAGATCCTGAAAAAGATCCTTCAGCTACCCGTTTTGATGAGATTTCCTTTACAGAAGTTTATGAAAGAGGCTTGAATGTAATGGATATGACCGCATTCACGCTTTGTCAGGAAAACAATCTGCCAATCATTGTATTCGATATGAACAAAGAAGGTAACCTGAAAAAACTGGCCAACGGTGAACATGTAGGAACTGTTGTCCGCTAA
- a CDS encoding BlaI/MecI/CopY family transcriptional regulator — MDEIKELTKAEEQIMHELWEMNGGFVKDVIERLPEPKPAYNTVSTIVRILETKGFLMHKSYGKSHQYLPKISKEEYKKVITGKLLNNYFDNSAKSMLSFFLEEDKLNLKDVNELLELIAKQKK; from the coding sequence ATGGACGAAATCAAAGAACTTACAAAAGCAGAGGAACAAATTATGCATGAGCTTTGGGAAATGAACGGCGGATTTGTAAAAGATGTTATCGAACGCCTTCCGGAACCGAAGCCAGCATATAATACCGTGTCTACTATCGTGCGGATATTGGAAACCAAGGGTTTCCTGATGCACAAATCTTACGGCAAGAGTCATCAATATCTGCCTAAGATTTCAAAAGAAGAGTATAAGAAAGTAATTACGGGTAAATTGTTGAACAATTATTTCGATAATTCAGCAAAGAGTATGTTGTCCTTCTTTCTGGAGGAAGATAAACTGAATCTGAAAGATGTAAATGAATTGTTGGAACTAATTGCCAAACAGAAAAAATAA
- a CDS encoding NADH-quinone oxidoreductase subunit B, translating to MSIENQLQNNGVVVAKLDDLLNWARLSSMWPVSFGIACCAIEMMGAMASTYDLDRLGVFPRPSPRQSDVMIIAGTVTFKMADRIRKLYEQMPEPKYVISMGSCSNCGGPYWQHGYHVVKGVDRIIPVDVYVQGCPPRPEALIGAFLELQKKIEKESILGETLFHASV from the coding sequence ATGAGCATAGAAAATCAATTACAAAATAATGGTGTAGTAGTGGCTAAGCTGGATGACCTGCTTAATTGGGCAAGACTATCATCTATGTGGCCTGTCAGTTTTGGTATTGCCTGCTGTGCGATTGAAATGATGGGTGCTATGGCCTCAACATACGATCTGGATAGACTCGGTGTATTTCCGAGGCCTTCTCCGCGTCAGTCAGATGTCATGATCATTGCCGGCACAGTTACCTTTAAAATGGCTGACCGTATCCGTAAGCTTTATGAGCAGATGCCAGAACCTAAGTATGTAATTTCGATGGGTTCATGTTCCAATTGCGGAGGTCCTTACTGGCAGCACGGTTATCATGTCGTAAAAGGAGTGGACAGGATCATTCCGGTCGATGTATATGTACAGGGCTGTCCTCCACGTCCGGAAGCATTAATTGGTGCATTTTTAGAATTACAAAAGAAAATAGAAAAAGAAAGTATTTTAGGTGAAACCTTGTTTCACGCTAGCGTATAA
- the arfB gene encoding alternative ribosome rescue aminoacyl-tRNA hydrolase ArfB — MIANKEILLTELVFKFSRSGGAGGQHVNKVSSKVLLQWDVAGSTVFSADQKATLFHVLSNRINKDGILQLESDNDRSQVRNKEIAIQRFLTLIDTALTPVKARKKTKIPYSKVVDRLDRKRRQSDLKKTRSKKFDE; from the coding sequence ATGATAGCTAATAAAGAGATTCTGCTTACAGAACTTGTATTCAAATTTTCCAGATCCGGCGGTGCAGGAGGTCAACATGTTAATAAAGTATCTTCTAAAGTTCTTCTGCAGTGGGATGTAGCCGGGAGTACAGTTTTTTCAGCTGATCAAAAGGCTACTCTGTTTCATGTTCTTTCCAATCGCATTAATAAAGATGGAATATTACAGTTGGAAAGTGATAATGACCGATCTCAGGTCAGGAATAAAGAAATTGCTATTCAGCGGTTTCTGACTCTTATTGACACAGCTTTAACCCCTGTTAAAGCCAGAAAGAAAACAAAAATTCCCTATTCTAAAGTTGTTGATCGTCTGGACAGGAAAAGGAGACAATCTGACCTGAAGAAAACCAGAAGTAAGAAATTTGATGAGTAA
- a CDS encoding NADH-quinone oxidoreductase subunit A, with protein sequence MDDPAQLSEYGKILIIALVGILLVCATIFLAKLISPKKPNPEKLSTYECGEESQGTAWIQFNPRFYVIALVFLLFDVELIFVFPWATVFGQSEFINADMRWGWFTMIEMAMFLGILVLGLVYVWRKGDLDWVKPTHVRPSVQVNIPAGAYDALNNKTYAVRDYKATAQTADETSDQPKVESKPKIGFKPAFKKPGAST encoded by the coding sequence ATGGATGATCCCGCGCAGTTATCAGAATACGGCAAGATCCTTATCATTGCTTTGGTAGGAATCCTGTTGGTGTGTGCGACCATATTTCTTGCGAAATTAATTTCCCCTAAAAAACCTAATCCCGAAAAATTAAGTACATATGAATGTGGTGAGGAATCTCAGGGAACTGCCTGGATTCAATTTAATCCCCGTTTTTATGTAATTGCCTTAGTCTTTCTATTGTTTGATGTCGAATTGATATTTGTATTCCCCTGGGCTACTGTTTTCGGACAGAGCGAATTTATTAATGCTGATATGCGTTGGGGATGGTTTACCATGATCGAAATGGCAATGTTCCTTGGGATTTTAGTTTTAGGGTTAGTATATGTCTGGCGTAAAGGAGATCTGGATTGGGTGAAACCTACACATGTACGACCATCGGTACAGGTGAATATTCCGGCAGGAGCTTATGACGCATTGAATAATAAGACATACGCTGTCCGGGATTATAAAGCGACTGCTCAAACTGCAGATGAGACATCCGATCAGCCTAAAGTAGAAAGCAAACCGAAAATCGGGTTCAAACCTGCATTTAAAAAACCGGGAGCATCAACATGA
- a CDS encoding sugar phosphate isomerase/epimerase family protein, giving the protein MNKSRRKFLKQAGVGVSAAFLSPYLLSCESKKIAEGPFQHIGIQLYTLRDELAKDAKGTIEKIAKIGYKHVETFGVDVTKGEFFGLPIKDFKKVLEDNNLVTHSGHYDLSKYLSKNHEDKESIERYVEIAKELGQSYVVAPVTPMFDINALKSADYQYAAEQLNKAGEISKKSGIKMGYHNHFWEFRDQPNGTKGLDILIAFTEPELVDFELDLYWIEKSGLSPQSYFEKYPNRFSMWHVKDMDKAFTKPIVGGEQDKLGFGDIIKEIKYAEVGTGNIDFTNIVKYADKSGLKYAFVEQDDIYMADKFASIQKSYDYVENTLSKIK; this is encoded by the coding sequence ATGAACAAATCTAGGAGAAAATTCTTAAAACAAGCTGGTGTCGGTGTTTCAGCGGCTTTTTTAAGTCCGTATCTTCTTTCCTGTGAATCCAAAAAGATCGCAGAAGGACCTTTCCAGCATATCGGAATCCAATTATACACCTTAAGGGATGAATTGGCAAAAGATGCAAAAGGAACAATTGAGAAGATCGCAAAAATTGGTTACAAACACGTGGAGACATTTGGTGTAGATGTGACCAAAGGAGAATTTTTCGGATTACCGATCAAAGATTTCAAAAAGGTATTAGAGGACAATAATCTGGTAACCCACAGCGGACATTATGACCTGTCAAAATACCTGAGCAAAAATCATGAAGATAAAGAGAGTATCGAACGTTATGTAGAGATTGCCAAAGAATTAGGACAATCTTATGTAGTCGCTCCGGTAACACCTATGTTTGATATCAATGCTTTAAAATCTGCAGATTATCAATACGCAGCAGAACAACTCAATAAAGCCGGAGAAATATCTAAAAAATCAGGTATTAAAATGGGCTATCACAATCACTTCTGGGAGTTCAGAGATCAGCCAAACGGAACAAAAGGATTAGATATCCTGATAGCATTTACTGAACCTGAGCTGGTAGACTTTGAGCTGGATCTGTACTGGATTGAAAAATCAGGATTAAGCCCTCAATCTTACTTTGAAAAATATCCAAACCGCTTCTCTATGTGGCACGTGAAAGATATGGACAAAGCTTTTACCAAACCGATAGTTGGAGGAGAACAGGACAAACTCGGATTCGGAGATATTATAAAAGAAATCAAATATGCTGAAGTAGGTACCGGAAATATAGATTTTACAAATATTGTAAAATATGCAGACAAATCTGGTCTGAAGTATGCCTTTGTAGAACAGGACGATATTTATATGGCCGATAAATTTGCCAGTATCCAAAAGAGCTACGATTATGTAGAGAACACCTTATCAAAGATCAAATAG
- the bshA gene encoding N-acetyl-alpha-D-glucosaminyl L-malate synthase BshA gives MKIGIVCYPTFGGSGVVATELGKALAANGHEIHFITYRQPARLDFFSENLFYHEVAVSQYPLFDFLPYESALASKLVDVVRFEKLDVLHVHYAIPHASAAFMAKQILATYGINIPVITTLHGTDITLVGKDKSFSPVVTFSINQSDGVTAVSENLKSQTLEYFDINKDIQVIPNFIDLERFSNKDRSHFKKAIAPFDERILIHTSNFRKVKKTDDVIRIFQKVNEKIPSKLLMVGDGPERRNAEELSRELGVCHDVRFLGKQDAIEEILSVSDLFLMPSSSESFGLAALEAMACKVPVISTNTGGLPELNVNGVTGYLSDVGNVDEMAANAISVLEDCDRLLQFKEAALNRAKDFQLSNIMPKYENYYNEVIEKVKKG, from the coding sequence ATGAAAATAGGAATAGTTTGTTACCCTACATTTGGAGGAAGTGGTGTTGTTGCTACAGAATTAGGTAAAGCCCTGGCAGCAAATGGTCATGAAATACACTTTATTACGTACCGCCAACCTGCCCGTCTGGATTTTTTCTCTGAAAATCTGTTCTATCATGAGGTTGCCGTATCACAATATCCCCTTTTCGATTTTTTACCATACGAATCAGCCCTTGCCAGTAAACTGGTAGATGTAGTCAGATTTGAAAAGCTCGATGTACTACATGTACACTATGCTATTCCGCATGCTTCAGCAGCCTTTATGGCCAAGCAGATTCTGGCTACTTATGGGATTAATATTCCTGTCATAACGACTCTGCATGGTACCGATATTACCTTAGTAGGTAAAGATAAAAGCTTCAGCCCTGTTGTGACCTTCTCGATCAACCAGTCGGACGGCGTTACAGCAGTATCAGAAAATTTGAAGTCCCAAACACTGGAATACTTTGATATCAATAAAGATATTCAGGTCATTCCTAATTTTATAGATCTGGAAAGATTCAGCAATAAGGATCGCTCCCACTTCAAAAAAGCCATTGCCCCTTTTGATGAGCGTATCCTCATACACACATCCAACTTCCGTAAAGTAAAGAAGACAGATGATGTGATTCGAATCTTTCAAAAGGTTAACGAAAAGATCCCAAGCAAGTTGCTTATGGTAGGTGACGGCCCGGAAAGAAGAAACGCAGAAGAATTATCGCGTGAGCTGGGTGTCTGTCACGATGTGCGTTTCTTAGGCAAGCAGGATGCTATTGAAGAAATACTTTCCGTTTCCGATCTGTTTTTGATGCCTTCCAGTTCAGAAAGTTTCGGACTGGCAGCCTTAGAAGCTATGGCTTGCAAAGTACCGGTAATCTCGACCAATACAGGTGGTCTGCCGGAATTGAACGTGAATGGTGTAACCGGATATCTCAGTGATGTTGGCAATGTAGATGAAATGGCCGCAAATGCAATCAGTGTTCTGGAAGATTGTGACAGACTTCTTCAGTTTAAAGAGGCTGCACTCAACCGCGCCAAAGACTTCCAGCTGAGTAATATTATGCCCAAATATGAGAATTACTACAATGAAGTAATTGAGAAGGTCAAAAAAGGTTGA
- the purE gene encoding 5-(carboxyamino)imidazole ribonucleotide mutase, whose translation MSSDNKPLVGIIMGSKSDLPVMQDAVEVLKTLGVSFEVTIVSAHRTPQRMFDYAASAAERGLKVIVAGAGGAAHLPGMVASITHLPVIGVPVKSSNSIDGWDSVLSILQMPNGIPVATVALNAAKNAGILAAQILGTSDTELTQALVRFKKELGDKVEETALEVEKMKF comes from the coding sequence ATGAGTTCAGATAATAAGCCTTTAGTGGGGATTATAATGGGAAGTAAATCAGACCTTCCTGTCATGCAGGACGCGGTGGAAGTCCTTAAAACATTGGGTGTATCTTTTGAAGTGACTATCGTGTCAGCACACCGTACGCCTCAGCGTATGTTTGATTATGCAGCAAGTGCTGCGGAGCGTGGCCTCAAAGTCATAGTGGCTGGTGCAGGTGGAGCTGCTCATTTGCCGGGCATGGTTGCTTCTATTACACATTTACCTGTCATCGGAGTACCTGTTAAATCTTCAAATTCCATTGATGGCTGGGACTCTGTATTGTCTATTCTGCAGATGCCTAATGGTATACCTGTAGCAACAGTAGCACTGAATGCAGCAAAGAATGCCGGAATACTAGCAGCTCAGATTCTGGGTACATCAGATACTGAACTGACACAAGCGCTTGTCCGATTCAAAAAGGAATTGGGAGACAAGGTTGAGGAAACGGCTCTTGAAGTTGAGAAAATGAAATTTTAA
- a CDS encoding M56 family metallopeptidase: MMTYLIMANCSMLVLYMLYYLLLRKLTFFQWNRVYLIGALLVSLIVPALQFMDFSDSVYAADIIPVIKMNMIAVQGDVIVLNPKPLTFSVIVVYWVTVSVAVVYFLIRLLRIFRLFKKQNPNMSFSFLQQIYVGDAVANAPLIYAHEDVHVKQRHTYDILFVEIVRIFNWFNPVLYFYIKELKFQHECIADQICSGLDKRSYAEVLVANAMSVPAHVMFHEFSNQSFLKKRIMMLFQNRSKSINRIKYVLLLPLTVGLGVTALAFNKTLDVVKTDLVSKVMDVHLPLPEAPSFQRQKVDVEDKKPTQQQEPVVKTAEVLPEPPGGMKAFMTLIGQNYVYPKAAVDNKVNGIVTVAFIVEKDGSLSNFKITKDMGYGTGEEAIRVLKMAEKWKPGLNNGKAVRVAYTVPLRLVAASATQNTETEQRDISPKAGVPSPPDEYIVLTKVEKGPEPTEGFQKFMMFIGNNYQYPSEAVKSGVNGKILLTFVVEKDGSLTDFKIAQDLGYGTGEAGLAVLKKYNQKWTPGVQNGRPVRVMYTLPIQLNTVD, encoded by the coding sequence ATGATGACTTACCTGATTATGGCCAATTGTAGTATGCTGGTATTGTATATGTTGTACTACCTGCTACTAAGAAAGCTTACTTTTTTTCAGTGGAACAGAGTTTATCTGATAGGAGCATTATTAGTTTCCCTGATTGTACCCGCATTGCAGTTTATGGATTTTTCCGATAGCGTATATGCTGCCGATATTATTCCTGTAATCAAAATGAATATGATCGCTGTGCAGGGAGACGTCATTGTGCTGAATCCTAAACCTCTCACATTTAGTGTGATTGTGGTGTATTGGGTAACTGTAAGTGTGGCCGTTGTTTATTTTCTAATCAGATTACTGCGTATTTTCAGATTATTCAAAAAGCAAAATCCGAACATGTCTTTTTCGTTTTTGCAACAGATCTATGTTGGTGATGCAGTCGCAAATGCTCCTCTGATCTATGCACATGAAGATGTCCACGTGAAACAACGACATACTTACGATATCCTGTTTGTAGAGATTGTCCGTATTTTCAACTGGTTCAACCCTGTACTATACTTTTATATTAAGGAATTAAAATTTCAGCACGAATGCATTGCTGATCAAATCTGCTCCGGACTGGACAAGCGTTCCTATGCTGAAGTATTGGTAGCGAACGCAATGAGCGTGCCTGCTCATGTAATGTTTCATGAGTTTTCTAATCAATCATTTTTAAAGAAAAGAATTATGATGTTATTTCAGAACAGATCAAAATCCATCAATAGGATAAAATACGTGTTGCTACTTCCTTTAACCGTTGGTTTAGGAGTTACAGCATTAGCCTTTAATAAAACATTAGATGTTGTCAAGACAGATCTGGTATCTAAGGTAATGGATGTGCATCTTCCTCTACCGGAGGCACCCAGTTTTCAGAGGCAAAAAGTAGATGTAGAGGATAAGAAACCTACACAACAGCAAGAGCCGGTCGTAAAGACTGCGGAAGTTCTTCCGGAGCCTCCAGGGGGTATGAAAGCTTTTATGACATTAATAGGGCAAAACTATGTCTATCCAAAAGCTGCTGTTGACAATAAAGTAAATGGGATAGTGACGGTAGCTTTTATCGTGGAAAAAGATGGATCTCTGTCAAATTTTAAAATTACAAAAGATATGGGCTATGGTACAGGAGAAGAAGCTATACGAGTACTTAAAATGGCGGAGAAATGGAAGCCGGGATTAAATAATGGTAAAGCGGTAAGGGTTGCTTATACAGTGCCTTTGAGATTAGTCGCTGCCAGTGCCACACAAAATACCGAAACAGAACAAAGGGATATTTCTCCAAAAGCAGGAGTACCTAGTCCTCCAGATGAGTATATAGTTTTAACGAAAGTTGAAAAAGGTCCGGAGCCGACAGAAGGTTTTCAGAAATTTATGATGTTTATCGGGAATAATTATCAGTATCCAAGTGAAGCCGTGAAATCAGGTGTAAATGGTAAAATACTACTCACTTTTGTTGTGGAGAAAGATGGTTCACTGACAGATTTCAAAATTGCACAAGATCTGGGATATGGAACAGGTGAAGCTGGACTGGCTGTGTTAAAAAAATACAATCAGAAATGGACTCCCGGAGTTCAAAACGGGAGACCGGTCAGGGTAATGTATACGCTGCCAATACAACTCAATACAGTGGACTAA
- a CDS encoding 5-(carboxyamino)imidazole ribonucleotide synthase has protein sequence MAKDFYGELQLGILGGGQLGRMVIQEAINYNVNIHVLDPDKNAPCRKLCNRFEVGSLGDFHTVYNFGKDLDMLTIEIEKVNVDALEKLEEEGVQVFPQSRVIRLIQDKGLQKQFFKQNDIPTAPFQLISTKENLLNANISIPYIQKLRKDGYDGKGVKKISSQEDLEHAFEEPSMIEEWIDFEKEIAVIVARNDRGDISAFPLVEMEFNPQANLVEFLISPSTLSFEIQQQAEEIAKKIANDLQIVGLLAVEMFLTKQGEILVNELAPRPHNSGHQTIEGNYTSQFAQHLRAIFNLPLGNTSTRSNAVMINLLGEEGYEGLAKYEGIEEILDMEGVYLHLYGKKYTKPFRKMGHVCIVNDNRELAISNARKVQEILKVKA, from the coding sequence ATGGCAAAAGATTTTTATGGTGAGTTGCAATTAGGGATTTTGGGCGGCGGACAATTGGGACGCATGGTCATCCAGGAAGCAATTAATTATAATGTTAATATACACGTCCTCGATCCGGATAAGAATGCCCCATGTCGCAAATTGTGTAACCGATTCGAAGTTGGATCATTAGGCGATTTCCATACCGTATATAATTTTGGTAAAGATCTCGATATGCTTACTATTGAGATTGAAAAGGTAAATGTGGATGCATTGGAAAAACTGGAGGAAGAAGGTGTGCAGGTATTTCCGCAATCACGTGTTATCAGATTAATTCAGGATAAAGGTTTACAGAAGCAATTCTTCAAACAAAATGACATTCCTACAGCGCCTTTTCAGCTGATTTCTACAAAGGAGAATCTCCTGAATGCAAATATTAGTATTCCTTATATTCAGAAATTGAGAAAAGACGGATATGATGGAAAGGGAGTGAAAAAGATTTCTTCACAAGAAGATCTGGAACATGCATTTGAAGAGCCGAGCATGATAGAGGAGTGGATTGATTTTGAAAAAGAGATTGCTGTGATCGTTGCCCGTAATGACAGAGGAGACATTTCAGCATTTCCGTTAGTTGAAATGGAATTCAACCCACAAGCTAATCTGGTCGAGTTTCTGATCTCTCCGTCAACATTGAGTTTTGAAATTCAGCAACAGGCAGAGGAAATTGCTAAAAAGATCGCCAATGATCTGCAGATTGTAGGGTTACTGGCTGTCGAAATGTTCTTAACAAAGCAAGGCGAGATTCTGGTAAACGAACTGGCTCCGAGACCTCATAACAGCGGCCATCAGACGATAGAAGGAAACTATACTTCTCAGTTTGCACAACATTTACGGGCTATTTTTAATTTGCCTTTGGGCAATACCAGCACACGTAGCAATGCAGTGATGATCAATTTGTTGGGGGAAGAAGGATATGAAGGCCTGGCAAAATATGAAGGGATAGAAGAAATCCTGGATATGGAAGGTGTGTATCTGCATTTATATGGTAAAAAGTATACAAAGCCTTTCCGGAAAATGGGCCATGTATGTATTGTGAATGATAACAGGGAACTGGCTATCAGCAATGCCCGGAAAGTTCAGGAAATATTAAAAGTAAAAGCATAA
- the frr gene encoding ribosome recycling factor has translation MNELISLQLDDCKDSMTKAVSFAESELTKIRAGKASPSMLDGISVDYYGSPTPLAQVSNVNTTDARTIVIQPWEKSLISAIEKAIIDSNLGLNPQNDGIVIRLVVPALTEERRRDLVKKAKEEAEKGRIAIRNIRKDTNESIKKLKNDGASEDEIKVGEAEVQKLTDSFIIQVDKLAELKEKDIMTV, from the coding sequence ATGAACGAACTGATTTCTCTTCAACTTGATGACTGTAAGGATTCAATGACTAAAGCAGTATCATTCGCGGAGTCTGAATTGACAAAAATCCGTGCAGGTAAAGCATCCCCGTCTATGTTAGATGGTATTTCTGTAGATTATTACGGAAGCCCTACCCCATTAGCACAAGTGAGTAATGTCAATACTACAGATGCACGCACAATTGTTATCCAACCTTGGGAAAAATCACTGATAAGTGCTATCGAAAAAGCAATTATCGATTCTAATCTGGGTCTTAATCCACAAAATGACGGTATCGTCATTCGTTTGGTAGTACCGGCATTGACTGAAGAAAGAAGACGTGACCTGGTAAAAAAAGCGAAAGAAGAAGCTGAAAAAGGACGTATTGCTATTCGTAACATCCGTAAGGATACGAACGAATCGATCAAAAAACTTAAAAATGACGGTGCGTCAGAAGACGAAATCAAAGTTGGTGAAGCTGAAGTACAGAAACTGACTGACAGTTTCATCATACAAGTGGATAAACTGGCAGAATTGAAAGAAAAAGATATTATGACCGTCTAA
- a CDS encoding DUF1003 domain-containing protein, whose product MKTFISDLSGNPYPVREKVLGSTLRNAIVQLIQEDHQGFDRDKCLSTGELDYYKEKYLSSILKKEIGELTQLDQMVLDSLKNNELISASLDQDQDTMNFGDKVSDKVAEFGGSWTFILSFIAFLILWILVNIYWLSNKGFDPYPFILLNLILSCIAALQAPVIMMSQNRQEEKDRERAKNDYMVNLKAELEIRALHEKIDHLIIHKEQELVEMQQFQVDVIKNLIEKIDKLESKLNK is encoded by the coding sequence ATGAAAACATTCATCAGTGATCTTTCCGGCAATCCGTATCCTGTAAGAGAGAAGGTACTTGGCTCTACGCTGAGAAATGCAATAGTGCAGTTGATTCAGGAAGATCATCAGGGATTTGACCGTGATAAATGCTTGTCAACAGGTGAATTGGATTATTATAAAGAAAAATATCTGTCCTCTATTCTTAAAAAGGAAATAGGAGAGCTTACTCAGCTTGATCAGATGGTACTGGATAGTCTGAAAAATAATGAGCTTATATCAGCATCTTTGGACCAGGATCAGGATACCATGAACTTTGGGGATAAAGTCTCAGACAAAGTTGCTGAATTTGGCGGTAGCTGGACATTTATTCTTTCTTTCATCGCTTTTCTGATCTTGTGGATATTGGTGAATATATATTGGTTAAGTAACAAAGGTTTTGATCCTTATCCTTTTATTTTACTCAATCTGATCCTCTCCTGTATTGCAGCTCTGCAGGCACCTGTGATTATGATGAGCCAGAACAGGCAGGAAGAGAAGGATCGTGAACGTGCCAAGAATGATTATATGGTCAATCTGAAAGCTGAGCTTGAAATCCGTGCACTGCATGAGAAAATCGATCATCTGATCATTCATAAGGAACAAGAACTGGTCGAAATGCAGCAGTTTCAGGTGGATGTTATCAAAAATCTGATTGAAAAGATTGATAAACTTGAAAGTAAACTGAACAAGTAG